In Fusobacterium hwasookii, a single window of DNA contains:
- a CDS encoding DUF116 domain-containing protein yields the protein MRKFYISLLKSLLYIAFIITTKFKKQKLNDYFSRKFLEINNDYVLKRIKKKLNGKILILLPHCIQLYDCEYKITSDINNCRVCGKCVVYNFVDIQKKYSNVEIKIATGGTLARKYVKEIRPHLIIAVACKRDLISGIKDAEPFLVYGVFNKIKAEPCINTTVVMDDIYKILDEINL from the coding sequence GTGAGAAAATTTTATATAAGTCTTTTGAAGTCTTTGCTATATATAGCTTTCATTATCACAACAAAATTTAAAAAACAAAAATTGAATGATTATTTTTCTAGAAAATTTTTAGAAATAAATAATGATTATGTATTAAAAAGGATAAAAAAGAAATTAAATGGTAAAATTTTGATACTTTTACCTCATTGTATCCAACTCTATGATTGTGAATATAAAATAACATCTGATATCAATAATTGTAGAGTTTGTGGAAAATGTGTAGTCTATAATTTTGTGGATATACAAAAAAAATATTCAAATGTGGAAATAAAAATAGCAACTGGTGGTACACTTGCAAGAAAATATGTTAAGGAAATAAGACCTCACTTAATAATTGCAGTAGCTTGTAAAAGAGATTTAATAAGTGGAATAAAAGATGCAGAACCATTTCTAGTTTATGGTGTATTTAATAAAATAAAAGCTGAACCTTGTATTAATACAACAGTTGTTATGGATGATATTTATAAAATTTTAGATGAAATAAATTTATAG
- a CDS encoding PocR ligand-binding domain-containing protein: MKFKVSTSNFLDIEFFQTLQDRFAEEFGIASIITDVNGVPLTRPSNFTDFCINHVRGCELGLKKCQFFDAYGGCKAQINKKPIIYPCHAGLIDFASPIIMGDVQVGCFLCGQVLTEKPDEEKFRVYARELGINEEKYIEALRKVKILPYERIEYIANFLYKISSKMSNFIYYQNIGISANEFYKNIIDEFHKQLEIDEENKIKNKNSSFKNILNKISETLKINYKIDEKELSRINKNSDDISEKSSSIIKNIQETIKNFNNFDIS, from the coding sequence ATGAAATTTAAAGTGAGTACCAGTAATTTTTTAGATATAGAATTTTTTCAGACTTTACAAGATAGATTTGCCGAGGAATTTGGAATTGCAAGTATTATAACAGATGTAAATGGAGTTCCTTTAACTAGACCAAGTAATTTTACAGATTTTTGTATAAATCATGTGAGAGGTTGTGAGCTAGGTTTAAAAAAATGTCAATTTTTTGATGCTTATGGTGGATGCAAGGCTCAAATTAATAAAAAACCAATTATTTATCCTTGTCATGCAGGATTAATAGATTTTGCAAGTCCAATTATTATGGGAGATGTACAGGTTGGATGTTTTCTTTGTGGACAAGTTTTAACAGAAAAGCCAGATGAAGAAAAATTTAGAGTTTATGCTAGGGAATTAGGAATCAATGAAGAAAAATATATAGAGGCATTGAGAAAAGTAAAAATCCTACCTTATGAAAGAATAGAATATATTGCTAATTTCTTATATAAAATATCATCCAAGATGTCTAATTTTATTTATTACCAAAATATTGGAATATCTGCCAATGAATTTTATAAAAATATTATAGATGAATTTCATAAACAATTAGAAATTGATGAAGAAAATAAAATTAAAAATAAAAATTCTTCTTTTAAAAATATTTTAAATAAAATTTCTGAAACTTTAAAAATAAATTATAAAATTGATGAAAAAGAGTTATCAAGAATAAATAAGAATTCAGATGATATCTCAGAAAAATCATCATCTATAATTAAAAATATACAGGAAACTATTAAAAATTTTAATAATTTTGATATATCATAG
- a CDS encoding response regulator transcription factor encodes MIKLLIVEDSEETVDLIRLILSNESDIKIFEANSIKEGISSVKKDIFDIILLDLSLPDGNGTYICEQVRKFPELYGKPFIIALTADTSQESVNKNLELGCDDYIKKPFDEQELLIRLRKFIKRLPQNKEVIIYENIKLFLSNKTMVYNDEFIDLSKNEFELLHYFIINRGLLLTRVNILDNVWKENLDISDKAVDQCLKRLRKKLPFLNDNLISKRGFGYILK; translated from the coding sequence GATTCAGAAGAAACAGTAGATTTAATAAGGCTTATACTTTCAAATGAAAGTGATATAAAAATCTTTGAAGCTAATAGTATAAAAGAAGGAATAAGTTCAGTAAAAAAAGATATTTTTGATATAATTTTACTTGATTTATCTTTGCCTGATGGAAATGGAACCTATATCTGTGAACAGGTAAGAAAATTTCCAGAGCTTTATGGAAAACCTTTTATTATAGCTCTCACAGCTGATACTTCACAAGAAAGTGTAAATAAAAACCTTGAATTAGGTTGTGATGACTATATCAAAAAGCCTTTTGATGAACAAGAATTACTTATAAGATTAAGAAAATTTATAAAGAGATTACCTCAAAATAAAGAGGTTATTATTTATGAAAATATTAAACTATTTTTATCTAATAAGACTATGGTATATAATGATGAATTTATAGACTTATCTAAAAATGAATTTGAACTTTTACATTATTTTATTATAAATAGAGGACTTCTTTTAACAAGAGTAAATATTTTAGATAATGTTTGGAAAGAAAATCTAGATATAAGTGATAAGGCTGTTGACCAATGTTTGAAAAGATTAAGAAAGAAGTTACCTTTCTTAAATGATAATCTTATTTCAAAAAGGGGATTTGGATATATTTTAAAATAA